A section of the Mycobacterium sp. 3519A genome encodes:
- a CDS encoding APC family permease translates to MLHQEDPQKLAAAKVSPDGHESLARNQVGVLGIVFFVVAAAAPLTVVVALYPVIIGSGNGIGIAGTFILVALVLTVFAVGYVAMSKHITNTGAFYAYVTKGLGRPLGLGSASLAIFGYNAIQLGVIGGFGFYSAEFVHSHFGAAVPWWVFSAFAMAAALFLGVRQIHAGAQVLAVLLTLETSIILILDIGILIAGPTPVSHYSFEPFAPSAVFAGAIGVALMFAHASFIGFEGTAIYGEEAKDPKRTVPRATYTAVIFMGVFYAITAWLIINAVGVDNAVNVAQTESGDLVFKVSDDVLGRAGTEAFQLLIITSLFAAILTFHNNVARYLYSLGRQGLLWSRLGHTHPTRKSPVTACYVQTAMVAIVVVIFAVLNLDPYATLFTWWTGVGAAAIIMLQTIASIAIFVFFRRSNVDKRPWNTFIAPLLGIAGLLPFLYYALTGMDVLLGAGGWLQVTFTAMLFASLAIGIVGAYIIKARSPQRYAQLGSTLGDRVA, encoded by the coding sequence ATGCTCCACCAGGAAGATCCGCAGAAGTTGGCAGCTGCAAAAGTCTCTCCCGACGGCCATGAGTCATTGGCGCGCAACCAGGTTGGCGTCCTCGGCATCGTGTTCTTCGTGGTGGCTGCGGCCGCCCCGCTGACCGTCGTCGTCGCGCTGTATCCGGTGATCATCGGGTCAGGCAACGGTATCGGCATCGCCGGAACCTTCATTCTGGTCGCCTTGGTGCTCACCGTGTTCGCCGTCGGTTACGTCGCGATGAGCAAGCACATCACCAACACCGGCGCGTTCTACGCGTATGTCACCAAAGGGCTCGGCAGACCATTGGGCCTGGGCTCTGCATCGCTGGCAATCTTCGGCTACAACGCCATCCAGCTCGGCGTCATCGGCGGATTCGGGTTCTACTCGGCAGAGTTCGTGCACTCACACTTCGGTGCCGCCGTGCCCTGGTGGGTCTTCAGCGCGTTCGCGATGGCAGCGGCGTTGTTCCTCGGAGTCCGACAGATCCACGCCGGGGCGCAGGTGCTCGCCGTGCTGCTGACCCTGGAGACGTCGATCATCCTGATCCTCGACATCGGCATCTTGATCGCGGGGCCGACGCCGGTGAGCCACTATTCCTTTGAGCCCTTCGCTCCTTCCGCCGTCTTCGCCGGCGCGATCGGCGTGGCACTGATGTTCGCCCACGCCTCGTTCATCGGTTTCGAAGGGACAGCGATCTACGGCGAGGAAGCCAAGGACCCCAAACGCACCGTGCCGCGCGCCACCTACACAGCGGTCATCTTCATGGGTGTCTTCTACGCGATCACGGCCTGGCTGATCATCAACGCCGTCGGTGTCGACAACGCCGTCAACGTGGCCCAAACCGAATCCGGCGACCTGGTCTTCAAGGTCAGCGACGACGTGCTCGGCCGCGCAGGCACCGAAGCGTTCCAACTGCTGATCATCACCAGCCTGTTCGCCGCGATCCTGACCTTCCACAACAACGTGGCGCGCTATCTGTACTCCCTTGGCCGCCAAGGCCTGCTGTGGTCGCGGCTGGGTCACACCCATCCGACGCGCAAGTCGCCGGTGACCGCCTGCTACGTGCAGACCGCCATGGTTGCGATCGTTGTCGTGATCTTCGCCGTCTTGAACCTGGACCCCTATGCGACGCTGTTCACCTGGTGGACCGGCGTCGGGGCCGCGGCCATCATCATGCTGCAGACCATCGCGAGCATCGCGATCTTCGTGTTCTTCCGCCGGTCGAATGTCGACAAACGGCCGTGGAACACCTTCATCGCGCCCCTACTCGGAATCGCGGGCCTGCTGCCGTTCCTGTACTACGCGCTGACCGGGATGGATGTGTTACTCGGCGCGGGCGGCTGGTTGCAGGTCACGTTCACCGCCATGCTGTTCGCGTCGCTGGCCATCGGCATCGTCGGTGCCTACATCATCAAAGCTCGCTCGCCGCAACGCTATGCACAGCTGGGATCGACGTTGGGCGACCGCGTCGCCTGA
- a CDS encoding FAD-binding and (Fe-S)-binding domain-containing protein, whose protein sequence is MPLGNTLREAVERLDVAADFGQGARAQYGYDASHYRVAPVGVAYPRRTVDVIALLSACREHGVPVVPRGGGTSMAGNAVGRGLVLDFSRHMNAVLHIDVDNRTATVQPGVVLDDLQRALRPHGLQFGPDPSSHSRATLGGMIGNDACGNHSVRHGRTVDHVVELELVLADGSHVIAGRGGVRPARSDDPAALARAAALNADLRSLAAENLAPIRTELGRIARQVSGYQLQHLLPENGFDVARMLVGTEGTCAVVVGATLALVPTAPAALLVTVGYPDVVAAADDVPTVLEFSPAAVEGVDESIVATMRSRRGEDSVTGLPDGSAWLFIDLDGADAGEVAARADELVLRLQRNGKLSDARIVPDAADRASLWRVREDGAGLAARRADGTQTWTGWEDAAVAATELPGYLRDFRKLLAEHGLTGVLYGHFGAGCIHVRIDFDLRTPTGIAAMGRFACAAAELVTRYGGTLSGEHGDGRSRSELLAIMYSTQMVDLFGAVKKTFDPAGLLNPGIIVDPEPVTGNLAPLPLAETTGPLRGFTYPHDRGGFADAVERCVGIARCRSDVGGVMCPSYRATHDENHSTRGRARALQEMLRGEVITDGWRSSDVHDALDLCLSCKACSSDCPVGVDMATYKSEFLYQHYRGRIRPRSHYSLGWLPVLARLAGLMPSVINRGARIKLLHKAVAAAGGVTPQRSVPEFSRARAAKRAVRPYLAGGGHHDTVLFSDTFTSAFRPELLADAAAVLSDAGAELTSVHGACCGLTWITTGQLSIAKRVLKRTVQILDATGPSQIVVLEPSCAAALHKDLPELVPGDAARRVAARVTTFPAAVEDRLGQGWRPPRLPEQLVLQPHCHEYAVFGATAQRRLLDRLGVRAVQEATGCCGLAGNFGFEREHYDVSMRVADLALRPALGHEAARVAIAADGFSCQTQISHINPDGNPPPQHVAQLLARALRNHKGVRP, encoded by the coding sequence ATGCCATTAGGAAACACCCTCCGTGAGGCGGTCGAACGCCTCGACGTCGCCGCCGACTTCGGGCAGGGGGCCCGCGCGCAATACGGCTATGACGCCTCGCACTACCGGGTCGCCCCGGTGGGCGTGGCCTATCCGCGCCGGACAGTCGACGTGATCGCGCTGTTGTCGGCATGCCGGGAACACGGCGTGCCGGTGGTCCCCCGCGGCGGCGGCACCAGCATGGCCGGCAACGCCGTCGGACGCGGTCTGGTGCTCGACTTCTCGCGCCACATGAACGCCGTGCTGCACATCGACGTCGACAACCGCACTGCGACGGTGCAACCGGGAGTGGTGCTCGACGACCTGCAGCGCGCGCTACGACCGCACGGGCTCCAATTCGGTCCCGATCCGTCCTCGCACAGCCGCGCGACGCTGGGCGGCATGATCGGCAACGACGCCTGTGGCAATCACTCAGTGCGCCACGGCCGCACGGTCGATCACGTCGTGGAATTGGAGTTGGTGCTCGCCGACGGCAGTCATGTGATCGCCGGCCGCGGCGGGGTGCGCCCCGCGCGGTCCGATGACCCGGCGGCGTTGGCGCGTGCGGCGGCGCTGAACGCCGATCTGCGCTCACTCGCGGCCGAAAACCTCGCACCGATCAGAACGGAACTCGGTCGCATCGCTCGGCAGGTGTCGGGTTATCAACTACAGCATTTGTTGCCGGAGAACGGTTTCGACGTCGCCCGCATGCTGGTCGGTACCGAGGGGACGTGCGCCGTCGTGGTCGGCGCCACCCTCGCCCTGGTTCCGACCGCCCCGGCCGCGCTACTCGTCACTGTCGGCTATCCGGACGTCGTGGCCGCCGCCGACGACGTGCCGACCGTCTTGGAGTTCTCGCCTGCCGCCGTGGAGGGTGTCGATGAGAGCATCGTCGCGACGATGCGGTCACGACGCGGTGAGGACTCCGTGACCGGCCTGCCCGACGGCAGCGCTTGGCTCTTCATCGATCTCGACGGCGCGGACGCGGGCGAGGTCGCCGCGCGGGCCGACGAATTGGTCCTGCGACTGCAACGCAACGGCAAGCTGTCCGACGCACGGATCGTCCCCGATGCCGCTGACCGTGCATCGCTGTGGCGGGTCCGCGAGGACGGCGCGGGACTCGCCGCCCGACGCGCCGACGGCACGCAGACGTGGACAGGTTGGGAGGACGCCGCGGTCGCGGCCACCGAACTGCCGGGCTATCTACGCGACTTTCGCAAGCTGCTCGCCGAACACGGCCTCACCGGGGTGTTGTACGGACATTTCGGTGCCGGCTGCATCCACGTACGTATCGACTTCGACCTCCGCACGCCCACCGGCATCGCGGCGATGGGCCGATTCGCTTGCGCTGCCGCGGAGTTGGTCACCCGCTATGGCGGCACCCTTTCCGGCGAGCACGGCGACGGGCGATCGCGCAGCGAACTGCTTGCGATCATGTACAGCACGCAGATGGTCGACCTGTTCGGGGCGGTGAAGAAAACCTTCGACCCGGCCGGTCTGCTCAACCCGGGCATCATCGTCGATCCGGAACCGGTCACCGGGAACTTGGCGCCGCTGCCGCTCGCCGAAACCACCGGGCCTTTGCGCGGATTCACCTATCCCCATGACCGTGGCGGCTTCGCCGATGCCGTCGAGCGATGCGTGGGAATCGCGCGCTGCCGCAGCGATGTCGGCGGCGTGATGTGCCCGAGTTACCGCGCCACTCACGACGAAAACCACTCCACCCGAGGCAGGGCCAGGGCGCTACAGGAGATGCTGCGCGGCGAGGTGATCACCGACGGCTGGCGGTCATCCGATGTACACGACGCGCTCGATCTGTGCCTGTCGTGCAAGGCGTGTTCCAGCGACTGCCCCGTCGGCGTCGACATGGCCACGTACAAATCCGAATTCCTGTACCAGCACTACCGGGGTCGGATTCGGCCCCGCAGCCACTACTCGCTGGGGTGGCTTCCGGTGTTGGCGCGTCTCGCCGGCCTGATGCCGTCGGTAATCAACCGCGGCGCGCGGATCAAACTGCTGCACAAAGCCGTTGCCGCGGCGGGCGGGGTCACCCCGCAACGATCAGTTCCCGAGTTCTCCCGCGCGCGAGCGGCGAAGCGCGCGGTGCGGCCATACCTGGCCGGGGGCGGGCACCACGACACGGTGTTGTTCTCCGACACGTTCACCTCCGCGTTCCGCCCCGAGCTGCTGGCCGATGCGGCTGCCGTGCTCTCCGACGCCGGCGCCGAGTTGACCAGCGTTCACGGGGCCTGCTGCGGGCTGACGTGGATCACCACCGGGCAGCTGTCGATCGCCAAACGAGTGTTGAAGCGCACCGTGCAGATCCTCGATGCGACAGGGCCGTCGCAGATCGTGGTGCTCGAACCCAGTTGCGCGGCAGCGCTTCACAAGGATCTGCCCGAACTGGTGCCCGGCGATGCCGCCCGTCGGGTCGCTGCCCGCGTCACGACATTTCCAGCGGCGGTCGAAGACCGTCTGGGTCAGGGTTGGCGGCCGCCCCGTCTTCCCGAACAGCTGGTCCTGCAACCGCATTGCCACGAGTACGCGGTGTTCGGCGCGACCGCCCAGCGCCGGTTGCTCGACCGCCTGGGAGTGCGTGCGGTGCAGGAAGCGACGGGCTGCTGCGGGTTGGCGGGCAACTTCGGGTTCGAGCGCGAACACTACGACGTGTCAATGCGCGTCGCCGATCTCGCACTGCGGCCGGCACTGGGACACGAGGCAGCCCGCGTCGCGATCGCGGCCGACGGTTTCAGTTGCCAGACGCAGATCTCACACATCAACCCGGACGGCAATCCGCCACCTCAGCACGTGGCACAACTGCTGGCGCGGGCGCTACGAAACCACAAAGGAGTTCGGCCATGA
- a CDS encoding NAD(P)/FAD-dependent oxidoreductase, with protein sequence MTTTFDAVIIGAGHNGLITAGYLARAGKKVLVVEARDVVGGACTSEQLIPDSTWSSCAFIASLLRPEIIAELELERYGLQMYQTEANEVSIFPDGSHLFMWKDMDRTLKEIAKFSKTDAEAFLEFGLRLKKFASILTPFLLSPAPSRSEVVAAFEAAGAEDLFNELVLLSTKDLLDRYFDSEHIKGLFTFFGMISIWGGPSTPGTGYVYGHHSVGEFKGTLGQWGFVKGGMGGITQALARSAEAHGAEIRLNAPVREVVIRGGKATGVVLESGETISARTVISNADPQRSMLTLLPAGTLDEKLTTKLQNYDARGSMARIHLLIDELPDYIGFPAGVAGPQHQAQAILGASIENFEKAWEAERRGQIPDDFVIEAVIQSTHDETLAPPGKHTMTLGVQQLPFELAGTDWDTIRDEWADRVLEVLFRYAPNLREHILERVIITPKDLERDYGLTGGNIFHGAMFFDQLFSSRPTPELADYRTPVTGYYLCGSGTHPGGGVMGASGHNAAKVVIADLNGTAAPTPLRSVTGSPRSGVIDRVLDTVMDTKAGKKLGYTVATKPAFRKIVKFAARSESAKNGRAH encoded by the coding sequence ATGACCACCACCTTCGACGCCGTCATCATCGGAGCCGGCCACAACGGTTTGATCACCGCAGGCTATCTCGCCAGGGCAGGCAAGAAAGTGTTGGTCGTCGAAGCCCGCGACGTCGTCGGAGGCGCCTGCACCAGCGAGCAGTTGATCCCCGACTCCACGTGGTCGTCCTGTGCGTTCATCGCAAGCCTGCTGCGCCCGGAAATCATCGCCGAGCTCGAATTGGAACGGTACGGGCTGCAGATGTATCAGACCGAGGCCAACGAGGTCAGCATCTTCCCCGACGGCAGCCACCTGTTCATGTGGAAGGACATGGACCGCACCCTGAAGGAGATCGCGAAGTTCTCCAAAACCGACGCGGAGGCATTCCTCGAATTCGGGCTGCGGCTGAAGAAATTCGCGTCCATCCTGACGCCCTTCCTGCTGTCGCCCGCTCCCAGCCGTTCGGAAGTGGTGGCGGCATTCGAAGCCGCCGGGGCCGAGGACCTGTTCAACGAGCTGGTCCTGCTGTCCACCAAGGATCTTCTCGACCGCTACTTCGATTCCGAACACATCAAGGGTTTGTTCACCTTCTTCGGGATGATCTCGATTTGGGGTGGGCCGTCGACGCCCGGCACCGGTTACGTCTACGGCCATCACTCGGTGGGCGAATTCAAAGGCACACTTGGCCAGTGGGGATTCGTCAAGGGTGGGATGGGCGGTATCACTCAGGCGCTGGCCCGCAGCGCCGAGGCCCACGGCGCCGAGATCCGTCTCAACGCCCCGGTGCGAGAGGTAGTGATCCGCGGGGGGAAAGCCACCGGCGTGGTGCTGGAGAGCGGCGAGACGATCTCCGCGCGCACGGTGATCTCCAACGCTGACCCGCAACGCTCGATGCTGACGCTGCTGCCCGCAGGCACGCTCGACGAAAAGCTCACCACCAAACTGCAGAACTACGACGCGCGCGGTTCGATGGCCCGCATCCATCTGCTCATCGACGAACTCCCCGACTACATCGGCTTCCCGGCCGGTGTCGCCGGACCGCAACACCAGGCGCAGGCAATCCTCGGGGCATCGATCGAAAACTTCGAGAAGGCTTGGGAAGCCGAGCGGCGCGGTCAGATCCCCGACGACTTCGTCATCGAGGCCGTCATCCAATCCACTCACGACGAAACGCTCGCGCCACCAGGGAAGCACACCATGACACTTGGCGTGCAACAACTTCCATTCGAGCTGGCCGGAACGGACTGGGACACCATCCGCGATGAATGGGCCGATCGCGTGCTGGAGGTGCTCTTCCGCTACGCACCCAACCTGCGTGAGCACATCCTGGAACGCGTCATCATCACGCCCAAGGACCTCGAACGCGACTACGGCCTGACCGGAGGCAACATCTTCCACGGCGCGATGTTCTTCGACCAATTGTTCTCCAGTAGGCCAACTCCGGAACTCGCCGATTACCGCACCCCGGTCACAGGCTACTACCTCTGTGGTTCCGGCACGCATCCCGGCGGAGGGGTGATGGGCGCCAGTGGGCACAATGCCGCCAAGGTGGTGATCGCCGACCTCAACGGCACCGCCGCGCCGACGCCGCTACGCAGCGTGACAGGCTCCCCGCGGTCCGGGGTGATCGATCGGGTGTTGGACACCGTGATGGACACCAAGGCGGGCAAGAAACTCGGCTACACCGTCGCGACAAAGCCCGCCTTCCGAAAGATCGTCAAGTTCGCCGCGCGCAGCGAGAGCGCCAAGAACGGCCGCGCGCACTGA
- a CDS encoding GntR family transcriptional regulator, with translation MNPVENLTLRRTSTAQQVADGLADAIMRGEMAPGAPIRESAIAASLGISRNTVREAVRMLEASGLVRHTMHHGAAVLDPSQEDLTELYRARMTLELAAAGVPRTADELAPVRAALQDLMTAYETRDPAVIAEKDMAFHAAIVSMLGSKRIDDFYAQLARELRFFLQVLSLEDREFESQEGVIDEHTSIMAALESGNPERAQAVLEEILTESGRRVAAIFAERAS, from the coding sequence ATGAACCCGGTCGAGAACCTCACTCTGCGTCGCACGAGCACCGCCCAGCAGGTCGCAGACGGCCTCGCTGATGCCATCATGCGCGGGGAGATGGCGCCGGGGGCCCCGATCCGTGAGAGTGCGATCGCCGCGTCGTTGGGGATCTCGCGCAACACGGTGCGTGAAGCGGTGCGCATGCTCGAGGCCAGCGGGCTGGTGCGGCACACGATGCACCACGGCGCGGCGGTGCTGGATCCGTCCCAGGAGGATCTGACCGAGCTGTACCGCGCCCGGATGACGCTCGAACTGGCTGCCGCCGGGGTACCGCGCACCGCCGACGAACTCGCTCCGGTACGCGCGGCGCTTCAAGACCTGATGACGGCCTACGAGACGCGCGATCCGGCCGTGATCGCCGAGAAGGACATGGCGTTTCACGCCGCGATCGTCTCGATGTTGGGCAGCAAGCGAATCGACGACTTCTACGCTCAGCTGGCGCGCGAACTGCGATTCTTTCTGCAGGTGCTTTCGCTGGAGGACCGCGAGTTCGAATCGCAGGAGGGCGTGATCGACGAACACACGTCCATCATGGCAGCGCTGGAGTCCGGCAATCCCGAACGGGCGCAGGCGGTGCTCGAGGAGATCCTGACGGAAAGCGGCAGGCGGGTGGCGGCCATCTTCGCCGAACGGGCCTCCTGA
- a CDS encoding aminotransferase class III-fold pyridoxal phosphate-dependent enzyme — protein sequence MSADGVVDVREARPLDHNEVLRLVHAEFGLTVTDPLSLGGEFDQNLRVTDNAGRHYLVKISALFDTDAATAAWHERILLHLGDTAPDVPLPRLIPATDGCLHVITPTSQGERMIRVMSWLAGAPLAEAEQHSDELLTELGEVAARISAALASMPAPDEHITHDWDMRRAREMIDAGIDAVADPQHRADVDVVMSWFDTISTLLDRLPRGVAHQDLNDSNVLVDRDPSGRQSISGVLDLGDALYTVRVAELAVATGYALIRKDDPLHVAKLVVAGFNSITPLTDDELAAVFPLAAARLAMNAVTWTQRAAVSHNSHGAKRMRHTWPALAKVARIDPDYAEAALRCACGRPAHPDSARLERVLESMTPARWSTQSRQLQVIDTSTASDLFDVIDWHDPAAVGSAVASILGDRSQTVGVIRHLRPNLLWSARRGVGAAEPATTTLGVQLLVGKDETFANPLDGRVVSTQPCLTVHHAVTDSDGPLDFFVHWHGLSGYTDAGYIAAGHSLGSAAGAAVDGMGTAVAVNISLPRRHRNGTGWPTRIRPSEADVYAELSPDPSTLLGLPGAQPPALRVADVLSIRRNRLASSQRAYYRAPMNLQRGRGVWLYDEDGFAYLDSLNNVTHVGHADPRVAEASRRQMNKLNTNSRFIYEGIATYAEKLVATLPRPLEVVFLVCTGSEANDLALRIARQVTGREDIAIIDGAYHGNTGVVTGISPNRYKGPGGAGAPPTTHETPVPDRYRGRYGYDDPDAGWKYGADAARVIESMVADGRPPAAFIAESLMGTAGNIVLPDNYLSTVFTAARDAGALTISDEVQVGVGRMGDTFWGFELSGVVPDIVTMGKPLGNGHPLAAVVTTREIADAFDTGMKYFNTFGGNPVSCAIGSTVLDIIIGDGLQQHAAEVGAYFRDSLTQVQQRHEVIGDVRAQGLYLGIELVRDRFTKEPAKAEAFQVTELMKDEGVIVFPNGVHDNVLKIKPPMIFGKEHVDIYCDALDRVLHRLR from the coding sequence ATGTCAGCCGACGGCGTCGTCGACGTACGAGAGGCGCGACCACTCGACCACAATGAGGTGCTCCGCTTGGTGCACGCCGAATTCGGGCTCACGGTCACCGACCCGCTGTCACTGGGTGGTGAGTTCGACCAGAACCTGCGCGTGACCGACAACGCGGGCCGCCACTATCTGGTCAAGATCTCCGCACTGTTCGACACCGATGCCGCGACCGCCGCCTGGCACGAGCGAATCCTGCTACACCTCGGCGACACCGCCCCCGACGTTCCGCTGCCGCGGCTGATCCCGGCAACCGATGGCTGTCTGCACGTGATCACACCAACCAGCCAGGGCGAGAGAATGATTCGCGTGATGTCCTGGCTGGCCGGTGCGCCGCTGGCCGAGGCGGAACAACACTCCGACGAACTGCTGACCGAACTCGGCGAGGTCGCTGCCCGCATCTCCGCCGCGCTGGCCTCGATGCCCGCACCCGACGAACACATCACCCACGACTGGGACATGCGCCGGGCCCGCGAGATGATCGACGCCGGCATCGACGCGGTGGCCGACCCGCAACACCGCGCCGATGTCGACGTGGTCATGTCCTGGTTCGACACCATCTCAACACTGCTGGATCGGCTGCCGCGCGGCGTGGCCCACCAGGACCTCAACGATTCCAACGTGCTGGTTGATCGCGATCCGTCTGGCAGGCAGAGCATCAGCGGCGTATTGGACCTCGGCGATGCGCTTTACACGGTGCGCGTTGCCGAACTAGCGGTGGCCACCGGCTACGCCCTGATCCGCAAGGACGATCCGCTGCACGTCGCGAAACTCGTTGTGGCCGGCTTCAACTCGATAACGCCGTTGACCGACGACGAGCTGGCAGCGGTGTTCCCGTTGGCCGCTGCGCGGCTGGCGATGAACGCCGTGACGTGGACCCAGCGCGCCGCTGTCTCCCACAACTCGCACGGCGCCAAGCGGATGCGTCACACCTGGCCGGCGCTGGCCAAAGTGGCGCGCATCGATCCAGACTACGCCGAGGCGGCCCTGCGGTGCGCGTGCGGACGACCCGCCCACCCGGACAGCGCACGCCTCGAGCGGGTGTTGGAATCAATGACACCGGCGCGCTGGTCCACCCAGTCGCGGCAACTGCAGGTGATCGACACGTCGACCGCGAGCGACCTCTTCGACGTCATCGATTGGCATGACCCAGCCGCTGTCGGCAGCGCGGTGGCGTCGATCCTCGGTGACAGAAGCCAAACCGTCGGCGTGATCAGGCATCTGAGGCCGAATCTGCTGTGGTCGGCGCGGCGCGGTGTCGGCGCTGCCGAACCAGCCACCACGACCCTCGGGGTCCAGCTGCTGGTAGGCAAGGACGAGACCTTCGCCAACCCGCTGGACGGCAGGGTGGTGTCCACGCAACCCTGCCTCACCGTGCACCACGCCGTGACCGACTCGGACGGCCCGCTTGACTTCTTCGTGCACTGGCACGGCCTCTCGGGATACACCGACGCGGGATACATCGCCGCCGGCCATTCGCTCGGGAGTGCGGCCGGGGCAGCCGTCGACGGTATGGGAACCGCTGTCGCCGTCAACATCTCGTTGCCGCGGCGGCACCGCAACGGCACCGGCTGGCCGACGCGAATCAGGCCCAGTGAGGCCGATGTGTACGCCGAGTTGTCACCCGATCCCTCGACGCTGCTGGGCCTCCCCGGTGCGCAGCCACCGGCGTTGCGGGTCGCGGATGTACTGAGCATCCGCCGCAACCGACTTGCCAGCTCGCAGCGGGCCTACTACCGCGCACCCATGAATCTGCAACGCGGCCGCGGTGTCTGGTTGTACGACGAAGACGGATTCGCCTACCTCGACTCGCTCAACAACGTCACCCATGTCGGTCACGCCGATCCGCGGGTAGCCGAGGCGTCGCGTCGACAGATGAACAAACTCAACACCAACTCGCGGTTCATCTACGAGGGCATCGCGACCTACGCCGAGAAGCTGGTCGCCACCCTGCCACGGCCGCTGGAGGTCGTCTTCCTCGTCTGCACGGGCAGTGAGGCGAACGATCTGGCTCTGCGCATCGCCCGCCAAGTCACCGGGCGCGAGGACATCGCGATCATCGACGGCGCCTATCATGGCAACACCGGTGTGGTGACGGGGATTTCGCCCAACCGCTACAAGGGCCCCGGAGGCGCGGGGGCTCCGCCGACGACACATGAAACCCCGGTCCCCGACCGCTACCGCGGCCGCTACGGTTACGACGACCCGGACGCCGGCTGGAAATACGGCGCAGACGCGGCACGGGTGATCGAATCGATGGTGGCCGACGGCAGACCGCCTGCCGCGTTCATCGCCGAATCCCTCATGGGCACAGCGGGAAACATCGTTCTGCCCGATAACTACCTGTCCACCGTGTTCACCGCCGCGCGCGATGCCGGTGCCCTGACCATCTCCGACGAAGTGCAGGTCGGTGTCGGGCGGATGGGCGACACCTTCTGGGGATTCGAGCTGTCCGGCGTTGTTCCCGACATCGTGACCATGGGCAAGCCGTTGGGCAACGGCCACCCGTTGGCCGCGGTCGTCACGACGCGTGAGATCGCCGACGCGTTCGACACCGGAATGAAGTACTTCAACACCTTCGGCGGCAATCCGGTGTCATGCGCGATCGGCAGCACGGTGCTCGACATCATCATCGGCGATGGCCTGCAACAGCACGCGGCCGAAGTTGGCGCGTACTTCCGCGACAGCCTGACCCAGGTTCAGCAGCGTCACGAGGTGATCGGCGACGTGCGCGCCCAGGGGCTCTACCTCGGAATCGAACTCGTCCGCGACCGCTTCACCAAGGAGCCCGCCAAGGCCGAGGCCTTCCAAGTCACCGAGCTGATGAAGGACGAAGGCGTCATCGTGTTTCCCAACGGTGTCCACGACAACGTGCTGAAGATCAAGCCGCCCATGATCTTTGGCAAAGAGCACGTCGACATCTACTGCGACGCGCTGGATCGGGTACTGCACCGGCTGCGATGA